One stretch of Sinomonas terrae DNA includes these proteins:
- the rpsE gene encoding 30S ribosomal protein S5, with product MTEGAAEAAAPANEDRRGGRRGEGRGRGDRGGRGRDGGRDAEKNQFVERVVTINRVAKVVKGGRRFSFTALVVVGDGNGTVGVGYGKAKEVPAAIAKGVEEAKKSFFRVPRVGTTVPHRVQGEAAAGVVMLRPAAPGTGVIAGGPVRAVLECAGIHDVLSKSLGSSNAINIVHATIEALKGLEEPQAVAARRGLALEDVAPAALVRNLENQKAGA from the coding sequence GTGACCGAGGGCGCCGCTGAGGCTGCCGCTCCCGCCAACGAGGACCGCCGCGGCGGCCGTCGTGGCGAGGGCCGCGGCCGTGGCGACCGTGGTGGCCGCGGCCGCGACGGTGGCCGTGACGCCGAGAAGAACCAGTTCGTCGAGCGCGTCGTGACCATCAACCGCGTCGCCAAGGTCGTCAAGGGCGGCCGCCGCTTCAGCTTCACGGCTCTCGTGGTGGTCGGCGACGGCAACGGCACCGTGGGTGTTGGCTATGGCAAGGCCAAGGAAGTTCCCGCGGCCATCGCCAAGGGTGTGGAGGAGGCCAAGAAGTCCTTCTTCCGCGTCCCGCGCGTCGGCACGACCGTTCCGCACCGCGTGCAGGGTGAGGCCGCCGCCGGCGTCGTCATGCTGCGTCCGGCTGCTCCGGGTACCGGCGTTATCGCCGGTGGTCCGGTGCGCGCCGTCCTCGAGTGCGCCGGCATCCACGACGTGCTGTCGAAGTCCCTCGGCTCGTCGAACGCGATCAACATCGTCCACGCGACGATCGAGGCGCTCAAGGGCCTCGAGGAGCCGCAGGCTGTGGCTGCCCGCCGTGGCCTCGCGCTCGAGGATGTCGCTCCGGCTGCTCTCGTGCGCAACCTCGAGAACCAGAAGGCAGGTGCATGA
- the rplO gene encoding 50S ribosomal protein L15 translates to MAENETEQKTHALKVHHLRPAAGAKTAKTRVGRGEGSKGKTAGRGTKGTKARYQVRAGFAGGQLPLHMRLPKLRGFKNPFRVEYSVVNLERLVELFPEGGTVGVEELIAKGAVRKNQPVKVLGSGDVTVKLDITAHAFSTSAAEKIAAAGGSTTVL, encoded by the coding sequence ATGGCTGAGAACGAAACTGAGCAGAAGACTCACGCGCTCAAGGTCCACCACCTGCGTCCGGCCGCTGGCGCCAAGACCGCGAAGACCCGTGTGGGTCGCGGTGAGGGCTCCAAGGGCAAGACCGCTGGTCGCGGCACCAAGGGCACCAAGGCCCGTTACCAGGTGCGTGCGGGCTTCGCGGGCGGGCAGCTTCCGCTGCACATGCGCCTGCCGAAGCTCCGTGGCTTCAAGAACCCGTTCCGGGTCGAGTACTCGGTCGTCAACCTCGAGCGGCTCGTCGAGCTGTTCCCAGAGGGTGGCACCGTGGGTGTCGAGGAGCTCATCGCGAAGGGCGCCGTCCGCAAGAACCAGCCCGTCAAGGTGCTGGGCAGCGGCGACGTCACCGTGAAGCTCGACATCACCGCACACGCCTTCTCGACGTCCGCCGCCGAGAAGATCGCCGCCGCCGGCGGCTCCACGACCGTCCTCTGA
- the rplP gene encoding 50S ribosomal protein L16 codes for MLIPRRVKHRKQHHPGRSGAATGGTKVSFGEFGIQALSPAYVTNRQIEAARIAMTRYIKRGGKVWINIYPDRPLTKKPAETRMGSGKGSPEWWVANVKPGRVLFELAGVNEDVAREALRLAMHKLPLKARIVRREGGE; via the coding sequence ATGCTTATCCCGCGTCGTGTAAAGCACCGCAAGCAGCATCACCCGGGTCGCTCGGGCGCTGCGACCGGCGGCACGAAGGTCAGCTTCGGCGAGTTCGGCATCCAGGCCCTTTCCCCGGCCTATGTGACGAACCGTCAGATCGAGGCCGCTCGTATCGCGATGACCCGCTACATCAAGCGTGGCGGCAAGGTCTGGATCAACATCTACCCGGACCGCCCGCTTACCAAGAAGCCTGCTGAAACCCGCATGGGTTCCGGTAAGGGTTCGCCGGAGTGGTGGGTTGCCAACGTCAAGCCGGGCCGGGTTCTCTTCGAGCTCGCCGGCGTGAACGAGGACGTGGCGCGCGAGGCGCTGCGCCTCGCCATGCACAAGCTCCCGTTGAAGGCGCGCATCGTGCGTCGCGAAGGTGGTGAATGA
- the rpmC gene encoding 50S ribosomal protein L29 — MAVGSKDLTAEKLDQLDSERLLEELKKAKEELFNLRFQSATGQLESHGRLGAVKKDIARIYTVLRERELGIRVEPTSTVEDTKDAKKSKKAAEAEKASEAETETSEAETEEAK, encoded by the coding sequence ATGGCAGTTGGTTCGAAGGACCTGACCGCTGAGAAGCTCGACCAGCTGGACAGCGAGCGCCTCCTCGAGGAGCTCAAGAAGGCGAAGGAAGAGCTGTTCAACCTCCGCTTCCAGTCGGCCACGGGCCAGCTTGAGAGCCACGGCCGCCTCGGCGCCGTGAAGAAGGACATCGCCCGCATCTACACGGTTCTCCGTGAGCGCGAGCTTGGCATTCGTGTTGAGCCCACGTCCACCGTTGAGGACACGAAGGACGCGAAGAAGTCCAAGAAGGCTGCCGAGGCCGAGAAGGCTTCTGAGGCAGAGACTGAGACCTCCGAGGCTGAGACCGAGGAGGCCAAGTGA
- the rplV gene encoding 50S ribosomal protein L22: MEAKAIARHIRVTPMKARRVVNLVRGKQANEALAILKFAQQAASEPVYKVVASAMANARVLADRDGLAFDESDLYISEAFVDEGPTMKRFQPRAQGRAYRIKKRTSHITVVVATPENEEAR; this comes from the coding sequence ATGGAAGCCAAGGCAATTGCGCGCCACATTCGCGTAACGCCGATGAAGGCCCGGCGCGTCGTCAACCTTGTTCGTGGCAAGCAGGCGAATGAGGCTCTGGCGATCCTGAAGTTCGCCCAGCAGGCGGCTTCGGAGCCGGTCTACAAGGTGGTCGCCTCCGCGATGGCCAACGCGCGCGTCCTGGCCGACCGTGACGGTCTGGCGTTCGACGAGAGCGATCTCTACATCAGCGAGGCGTTCGTCGACGAGGGTCCGACCATGAAGCGGTTCCAGCCGCGTGCCCAGGGCCGCGCGTACCGCATCAAGAAGCGCACCAGCCACATCACTGTGGTCGTGGCGACCCCCGAGAACGAGGAGGCCCGCTAA
- the rpsC gene encoding 30S ribosomal protein S3 gives MGQKVNPHGFRLGITTDHVSHWFADSNKPGQRYKDFVREDVKIRKLMTTGMERAGIARVEIERTRDRVRVDIHTARPGIVIGRRGAEADRIRGELEKLTGKQVQLNILEVKNPEIEAQLVAQGIAEQLSSRVAFRRAMKKAMQSAQRAGAKGIRVACSGRLGGAEMSRSEFYREGRVPLHTLRANIDYGFYEAKTTFGRIGVKVWIYKGDVTSKELAAQAAAAPSSRGPRGDRPGRPGGERRRRPSGDRQAQAAAPEATEAPAAEAAAPAAEGGEA, from the coding sequence ATGGGACAGAAGGTCAACCCGCACGGGTTCCGGCTCGGCATCACCACTGACCACGTCTCGCACTGGTTTGCCGACAGCAACAAGCCCGGTCAGCGCTACAAGGACTTCGTCCGCGAGGACGTCAAGATCCGCAAGCTCATGACCACGGGCATGGAGCGCGCCGGCATCGCCCGCGTCGAGATCGAGCGCACCCGCGACCGCGTCCGCGTGGACATCCACACGGCTCGTCCGGGCATCGTGATCGGTCGCCGCGGCGCCGAGGCCGACCGCATCCGCGGCGAGCTCGAGAAGCTCACCGGGAAGCAGGTCCAGCTGAACATCCTCGAGGTCAAGAACCCCGAGATCGAGGCTCAGCTCGTCGCCCAGGGCATCGCGGAGCAGCTCTCGAGCCGCGTCGCGTTCCGCCGCGCCATGAAGAAGGCCATGCAGTCGGCGCAGCGCGCCGGTGCCAAGGGCATCCGCGTGGCCTGCTCGGGCCGTCTCGGCGGCGCCGAGATGTCCCGTTCCGAGTTCTACCGCGAGGGTCGCGTGCCGCTGCACACCCTTCGCGCGAACATCGACTACGGCTTCTACGAGGCCAAGACGACCTTCGGCCGCATCGGCGTGAAGGTCTGGATCTACAAGGGCGATGTGACGTCCAAGGAGCTGGCTGCCCAGGCCGCCGCTGCTCCGTCGTCGCGCGGCCCCCGCGGCGACCGTCCCGGCCGCCCCGGTGGCGAGCGCCGTCGTCGTCCGTCTGGCGACCGCCAGGCCCAGGCTGCCGCTCCTGAGGCAACCGAGGCTCCGGCCGCCGAGGCTGCTGCTCCGGCAGCGGAAGGAGGAGAGGCTTAA
- the rplE gene encoding 50S ribosomal protein L5, translating into MTETVDTPVKIVPRLKAKYAETVKASLQDEFKYANVNQVPRLVKVVVNMGVGDAAKDSKLIEGAVRDLTLITGQKPQVTKARKSIAQFKLREGMPIGAFATLRGDRMWEFVDRLVTLALPRIRDFRGLSGKQFDGNGNYTFGLTEQVMFHEIDQDKIDRPRGMDITVVTTAKTDDEGRALLKALGFPFKTED; encoded by the coding sequence ATGACTGAGACTGTCGATACTCCGGTCAAGATCGTGCCCCGTCTCAAGGCGAAGTACGCGGAGACCGTCAAGGCCTCGCTCCAGGACGAGTTCAAGTACGCCAACGTGAACCAGGTCCCGCGCCTGGTGAAGGTTGTCGTGAACATGGGCGTCGGCGACGCCGCCAAGGACTCGAAGCTCATCGAGGGCGCTGTGCGCGACCTGACCCTCATCACGGGCCAGAAGCCGCAGGTCACGAAGGCACGCAAGTCGATCGCCCAGTTCAAGCTCCGTGAGGGCATGCCGATCGGCGCCTTCGCAACGCTGCGCGGCGACCGCATGTGGGAGTTCGTCGATCGCCTGGTGACCCTCGCCCTGCCCCGTATCCGCGACTTCCGCGGCCTGAGCGGCAAGCAGTTCGACGGCAACGGCAACTACACGTTCGGTCTCACCGAGCAGGTGATGTTCCATGAAATCGATCAGGACAAGATCGATCGCCCCCGCGGCATGGACATCACGGTTGTCACGACCGCCAAGACTGACGACGAAGGCCGCGCGCTGCTCAAGGCGCTGGGCTTCCCGTTCAAGACCGAAGACTGA
- the rpsS gene encoding 30S ribosomal protein S19, with amino-acid sequence MPRSLKKGPFVDQHLFVKVARENDKGTKNVIKTWSRRSMIIPDMLGHTIAVHDGRKHVPVFITESMVGHKLGEFAPTRTFRGHVKDDKKGKRR; translated from the coding sequence ATGCCACGCAGCCTGAAGAAGGGTCCTTTCGTTGACCAGCACCTCTTTGTGAAGGTCGCCCGGGAAAACGATAAGGGCACCAAGAACGTCATCAAGACCTGGTCCCGCCGCTCGATGATCATCCCCGACATGCTCGGGCACACGATCGCCGTGCACGACGGCCGGAAGCACGTCCCGGTCTTCATCACCGAGTCGATGGTCGGGCACAAGCTCGGCGAATTCGCCCCGACGCGGACTTTCCGCGGCCACGTGAAGGACGACAAGAAGGGCAAGCGCCGCTGA
- the rplN gene encoding 50S ribosomal protein L14 → MIQQESRLKVADNTGAKEILTIRVLGGSGRRYAGIGDVIVATVKDAIPGGNVKKGDVVKAVVVRTKKERRRADGSYIKFDENAAVILKNDGDPRGTRIFGPVGRELRDKKFMKIVSLAPEVL, encoded by the coding sequence GTGATTCAGCAGGAGTCGCGGCTCAAGGTCGCCGACAACACGGGTGCGAAGGAAATCCTCACCATCCGCGTTCTCGGTGGTTCTGGCCGCCGCTACGCAGGTATCGGCGACGTCATCGTCGCCACCGTCAAGGACGCGATCCCTGGCGGAAACGTCAAGAAGGGCGACGTGGTCAAGGCCGTCGTCGTCCGCACGAAGAAGGAGCGCCGCCGCGCGGACGGCTCCTACATCAAGTTCGATGAGAACGCGGCAGTCATCCTCAAGAACGACGGCGACCCCCGTGGCACGCGCATCTTCGGCCCGGTCGGGCGCGAGCTGCGCGACAAGAAGTTCATGAAGATCGTCTCGCTGGCTCCGGAGGTGCTCTGA
- the rplX gene encoding 50S ribosomal protein L24: MGAKIKKGDLVQVITGSKQDKGGDKGKQGKVLKVFPETSRVLVEGINRVTKHTKVGQSQRGTKTGGIEQVEAPIHVSNVALVDPETKKPTRVGFRVETVEKDGRQKTVRIRYSKATGKDI, encoded by the coding sequence ATGGGCGCAAAGATCAAGAAGGGCGACCTGGTCCAGGTCATCACCGGCTCCAAGCAGGACAAGGGCGGTGACAAGGGCAAGCAGGGCAAGGTCCTGAAGGTGTTCCCCGAAACGAGCCGCGTGCTCGTCGAGGGAATCAACCGTGTCACCAAGCACACCAAGGTCGGCCAGTCGCAGCGCGGCACCAAGACCGGCGGCATCGAGCAGGTTGAGGCCCCGATCCACGTTTCAAACGTGGCTCTCGTGGACCCCGAGACCAAGAAGCCCACGAGGGTGGGCTTCCGCGTCGAGACCGTGGAGAAGGACGGCCGTCAGAAGACGGTGCGCATCCGCTACTCCAAGGCCACTGGGAAGGACATCTAA
- the rplR gene encoding 50S ribosomal protein L18: MGLSINKKRPAKSRTASRSRRHIRLRKRVVGSAERPRLVVSRSSRHVFVQVVDDSKGITVASASTLEADLRAFEGDKTAKAKRVGELVAERAKAAGVEAVVFDRGGNKYHGRVAAIADGAREGGLAL; this comes from the coding sequence ATGGGTCTGAGCATCAACAAGAAGCGTCCGGCCAAGTCGCGCACTGCGTCTCGTTCGCGTCGCCACATCCGCCTGCGCAAGCGCGTCGTCGGCTCTGCCGAGCGTCCGCGTCTCGTCGTCTCGCGCTCGTCGCGCCACGTGTTCGTCCAGGTTGTCGACGACAGCAAGGGCATCACCGTCGCGTCTGCCTCGACGCTCGAGGCTGACCTCCGTGCGTTCGAGGGTGACAAGACGGCCAAGGCCAAGCGCGTCGGCGAACTCGTCGCCGAGCGTGCGAAGGCTGCTGGCGTCGAGGCTGTCGTGTTCGACCGCGGCGGCAACAAGTACCACGGTCGCGTTGCTGCGATTGCAGACGGCGCCCGGGAAGGCGGACTGGCACTGTGA
- the rplD gene encoding 50S ribosomal protein L4, giving the protein MANATVNVDLPAEIFDVQTNVPLLHQVVVAQLAAARQGTHKVKNRGEVSGAGRKPFKQKGTGRARQGSVRAPHMTGGGVVHGPTPRDYSQRTPKKMKAAALRGALSDRARNGRIHVVESLASGEKPSTKGAIATLKSITDRKNILVVLERAEENAALSVRNLPEVHALYADQLNTYDVLVSDDVVFTKAAFDAFVADRAPKNEETSK; this is encoded by the coding sequence ATGGCTAACGCAACTGTGAATGTGGATCTCCCCGCCGAGATCTTCGACGTCCAGACCAACGTGCCGCTGCTGCACCAGGTTGTCGTCGCCCAGCTGGCCGCTGCACGCCAGGGCACGCACAAGGTGAAGAACCGTGGCGAGGTCTCGGGTGCCGGCCGCAAGCCGTTCAAGCAGAAGGGCACCGGCCGCGCCCGTCAGGGTTCCGTCCGCGCCCCGCACATGACCGGCGGCGGCGTCGTCCACGGCCCGACCCCGCGTGACTACTCGCAGCGCACCCCCAAGAAGATGAAGGCCGCCGCGCTCCGCGGTGCCCTCTCGGACCGCGCCCGCAACGGCCGCATCCACGTCGTGGAGTCGCTCGCCTCGGGCGAGAAGCCGAGCACGAAGGGCGCGATCGCGACCCTCAAGTCCATCACTGACCGCAAGAACATCCTTGTCGTTCTCGAGCGCGCCGAGGAGAATGCAGCCCTCTCGGTCCGCAACCTCCCCGAGGTCCACGCGCTCTACGCAGACCAGCTCAACACGTACGACGTGCTGGTTTCCGATGACGTGGTGTTCACCAAGGCGGCCTTCGACGCGTTCGTCGCCGATCGGGCGCCCAAGAACGAGGAGACCTCCAAGTGA
- the secY gene encoding preprotein translocase subunit SecY, which yields MLSAIVRAFRTPDLRRKLLFTLGIIAIFRLGAFIPSPGVNYSNVKTCLSPLVSGQDQQQGIYQLMNLFSGGALLQVSVFALGIMPYITASIIVQLLRVVIPRFQELYEEGQAGQTKLTQYTRYLTIALGLLNATTLVSLVRSGQLFPNCQLQIIPDQSIVATILIIITLTAGTGLIMWMGELVTEKGIGNGMSILIFTSIAANFPSSLGAIWSSKGPGTFFIVLVIGLVTMALVVFVEQSQRRIPVQYAKRMIGRRTVGGTTTYIPVKVNMAGVIPVIFASSMLYLPALVAQFNTPKNGSNIQPWVEWINNNLTKGDHPVYMIIYFVLIIFFTYFYVAITFNPEEVADNMKKYGGFIPGIRAGKPTADYLQYVLSRITLPGSLYLGLVALIPLIALVLVQANTNFPFGGTSILIMVGVGLETVKQIDAQLQQRHYEGLLR from the coding sequence GTGCTTTCTGCCATCGTCCGGGCTTTCCGTACGCCGGACCTGCGGCGCAAGCTGCTGTTCACGCTAGGCATCATCGCCATCTTCCGTCTGGGCGCGTTCATCCCCTCCCCGGGGGTCAACTACAGCAACGTCAAGACATGCCTCTCGCCACTCGTGAGCGGGCAGGACCAGCAGCAGGGCATCTACCAGCTCATGAACCTGTTCAGCGGCGGTGCGCTGCTTCAGGTCTCGGTGTTTGCGCTCGGCATCATGCCGTACATCACGGCAAGCATCATCGTTCAGCTGCTCCGCGTGGTGATCCCGCGGTTCCAGGAACTGTACGAAGAGGGCCAGGCCGGGCAGACGAAGCTCACGCAGTACACGCGCTACCTCACGATCGCCCTCGGCCTGCTGAACGCGACGACGCTTGTCTCGCTCGTGCGCTCGGGCCAGCTCTTCCCGAACTGCCAGCTGCAGATCATTCCGGATCAGAGCATCGTCGCAACGATCCTCATCATCATCACGCTGACGGCCGGCACCGGCCTGATCATGTGGATGGGCGAACTCGTGACCGAGAAGGGCATCGGCAACGGCATGTCCATCTTGATCTTCACATCGATCGCGGCGAACTTCCCTTCCTCGCTCGGCGCGATCTGGTCCTCGAAGGGCCCGGGCACGTTCTTCATCGTGCTCGTGATCGGCCTCGTCACGATGGCCCTCGTGGTCTTCGTTGAGCAGTCCCAGCGCCGCATCCCCGTGCAGTACGCGAAGCGGATGATCGGTCGTCGGACGGTCGGCGGCACCACCACGTACATTCCGGTCAAGGTCAACATGGCGGGTGTCATCCCGGTCATCTTCGCCTCGTCGATGCTGTACCTGCCGGCGCTCGTGGCCCAGTTCAACACCCCGAAGAACGGCTCGAACATCCAGCCGTGGGTCGAGTGGATCAACAACAACCTGACCAAGGGCGACCACCCGGTCTACATGATCATCTACTTCGTCCTGATCATCTTCTTCACATACTTCTATGTCGCGATCACCTTCAACCCTGAAGAGGTCGCCGACAACATGAAGAAGTACGGCGGCTTCATCCCCGGCATCCGTGCGGGGAAGCCGACTGCTGACTACCTGCAGTACGTACTTTCGCGCATCACGCTGCCGGGCTCGCTGTACCTCGGCCTCGTGGCCCTCATCCCGCTGATCGCCCTTGTGCTGGTTCAGGCCAACACGAACTTCCCGTTCGGTGGGACGTCGATCCTCATCATGGTCGGCGTCGGCCTCGAGACGGTCAAGCAGATCGATGCACAGCTCCAACAGCGACACTACGAAGGACTCCTGCGATGA
- the rpmD gene encoding 50S ribosomal protein L30 produces MAKNLAPSDATLEITQIKGVIGAKQNQRETLRSLGLKRIGHTVVRKADAVTVGMINTVPHLVKVEEAK; encoded by the coding sequence ATGGCGAAGAACCTGGCTCCCTCCGACGCCACGTTGGAGATCACCCAGATCAAGGGCGTCATCGGCGCCAAGCAGAACCAGCGCGAGACGCTGCGCTCCCTGGGACTCAAGCGCATCGGTCACACTGTCGTCCGCAAGGCCGACGCCGTGACGGTGGGCATGATCAACACGGTTCCGCACCTCGTGAAGGTTGAGGAGGCGAAGTAA
- the rplB gene encoding 50S ribosomal protein L2 has translation MGIRNYKPTTPGRRGSSVADFAEITRSTPEKSLVRPLPKKGGRNNTGRITTRHKGGGHKRQYRLIDFRRHDKDGVNARVAEIEYDPNRTARIALLHFVDGTKRYIIAPNKLAQGDFVESGPDADIKPGNNLPLRNIPVGTVIHAVELRPGGGAKLARSAGASVQLVAKEGKYAQLRLPSGEVRNVDVRCRATVGEVGNAEQSNINWGKAGRLRWKGVRPTVRGVAMNPIDHPHGGGEGKTSGGRHPVNPNGKPEGRTRRPNKESDKLIVRRRRTGKNKR, from the coding sequence ATGGGAATCCGTAACTACAAGCCGACTACCCCGGGCCGCCGTGGCTCGAGCGTGGCCGACTTCGCAGAAATCACGCGCTCGACGCCGGAGAAGTCCCTGGTTCGTCCGCTCCCCAAGAAGGGCGGCCGTAACAACACGGGTCGTATCACCACTCGCCACAAGGGTGGTGGGCACAAGCGTCAGTACCGTCTGATCGACTTCCGCCGCCACGACAAGGACGGCGTCAACGCCCGCGTCGCGGAGATCGAGTACGATCCGAACCGCACCGCGCGCATCGCCCTCCTCCACTTCGTGGACGGCACCAAGCGCTACATCATCGCGCCGAACAAGCTCGCTCAGGGCGACTTCGTCGAGTCCGGCCCGGACGCCGACATCAAGCCCGGCAACAACCTGCCGCTCCGCAACATCCCGGTCGGTACGGTCATCCACGCCGTCGAGCTCCGCCCGGGTGGCGGCGCCAAGCTCGCCCGCTCCGCGGGTGCCTCGGTGCAGCTCGTCGCGAAGGAGGGCAAGTACGCCCAGCTCCGCCTGCCTTCGGGCGAGGTCCGCAACGTCGACGTCCGCTGCCGCGCGACGGTCGGCGAGGTCGGCAACGCCGAGCAGTCGAACATCAACTGGGGCAAGGCCGGCCGCCTGCGCTGGAAGGGCGTCCGCCCGACCGTCCGCGGTGTCGCGATGAACCCGATCGACCACCCGCACGGTGGTGGTGAGGGCAAGACGTCCGGTGGTCGCCACCCGGTCAACCCGAACGGCAAGCCCGAGGGCCGCACCCGCCGCCCGAACAAGGAGAGCGACAAGCTCATCGTCCGCCGTCGTCGTACTGGCAAGAACAAGCGATAG
- the rplW gene encoding 50S ribosomal protein L23 translates to MTASSYKDPRDVIIAPVVSEKSYGLIDEGQYTFLVDPRSNKSEIKNAVEQIFSVKVASVNTANREGKRKRTKFGWGQRKATKRAIVTLKDGSTIDIFGGPLA, encoded by the coding sequence GTGACTGCATCGAGCTACAAGGATCCGCGCGACGTCATCATCGCTCCGGTCGTCTCCGAGAAGAGCTACGGCCTGATCGACGAGGGCCAGTACACCTTCCTGGTGGACCCGCGGTCCAACAAGTCCGAGATCAAGAACGCGGTGGAGCAGATCTTCTCCGTCAAGGTTGCGTCCGTGAACACGGCAAACCGCGAGGGCAAGCGCAAGCGCACCAAGTTCGGCTGGGGCCAGCGCAAGGCAACCAAGCGTGCAATCGTCACTCTCAAGGACGGCAGCACGATCGACATCTTCGGCGGTCCGCTCGCCTGA
- the rpsH gene encoding 30S ribosomal protein S8 has product MTMTDPVADMLTRLRNANSAYHDEVAMPSSKFKVRVADILKAEGFIAGWKEEDAEVGKKLTLTLKFGPNRERSIAGVRRISKPGLRVYAKSTNLPHVLGGLGIAILSTSSGLLTDRQASKKGVGGEVLAYVW; this is encoded by the coding sequence ATGACTATGACTGATCCCGTCGCAGACATGCTTACCCGTCTGCGCAACGCCAACTCGGCCTACCACGACGAGGTTGCCATGCCGTCGTCGAAGTTCAAGGTTCGAGTTGCCGACATCCTCAAGGCCGAGGGCTTCATCGCCGGCTGGAAGGAAGAGGACGCCGAGGTCGGCAAGAAGCTGACCCTCACGCTCAAGTTCGGTCCGAACCGCGAGCGTTCGATCGCGGGTGTCCGCCGCATCTCCAAGCCGGGTCTCCGCGTGTATGCGAAGTCCACGAACCTCCCGCACGTGCTGGGCGGCCTCGGCATCGCCATCCTGTCTACCTCTTCGGGGCTTCTGACTGACCGTCAGGCTTCCAAGAAGGGCGTGGGCGGCGAAGTCCTCGCGTACGTCTGGTAA
- the rpsQ gene encoding 30S ribosomal protein S17 gives MSEENNVTQNAPEAAADERGHRKTARGYVVSDKMEKTIVVEVEDRVKHSLYGKVIRRTSKRKAHDEDNTAGIGDLVLIAETRPLSATKRWRLVEILEKAK, from the coding sequence GTGAGCGAGGAGAACAACGTGACGCAGAACGCTCCTGAGGCGGCGGCCGACGAGCGCGGCCACCGCAAGACGGCCCGCGGCTACGTCGTGTCCGACAAGATGGAGAAGACCATCGTCGTCGAGGTCGAGGATCGCGTGAAGCACTCGCTCTACGGCAAGGTCATCCGCCGCACGAGCAAGCGCAAGGCCCACGACGAGGACAACACCGCCGGCATCGGCGATCTGGTTCTCATCGCGGAGACCCGCCCGCTGTCCGCGACCAAGCGGTGGCGCCTCGTGGAGATCCTCGAGAAGGCCAAGTAA
- the rplF gene encoding 50S ribosomal protein L6, with translation MSRIGRLPITVPTDVEVKIDGAVVTVKGGKGELTHTVATPIEVNLEDSTLSVTRPNDERLSRSLHGLTRTLLANMIEGVTKGYEKKLEIVGTGYRVQAKGSDLEFALGFSHPVTVSAPEGIAFTVENPTKFTVSGIDKQRVGEVAANIRKLRKPDPYKGKGIRYAGEVVRRKVGKAGK, from the coding sequence ATGTCCCGCATTGGACGTCTCCCCATCACCGTCCCGACCGACGTCGAGGTGAAGATCGACGGCGCCGTTGTCACCGTCAAGGGCGGCAAGGGCGAGCTCACGCACACCGTGGCGACCCCGATCGAGGTCAACCTCGAGGACAGCACGCTCTCGGTGACGCGCCCGAACGACGAGCGTCTCTCGCGCTCGCTGCACGGCCTCACCCGCACGCTCCTCGCCAACATGATCGAGGGCGTGACCAAGGGCTACGAGAAGAAGCTCGAGATCGTCGGCACCGGTTACCGCGTGCAGGCTAAGGGCTCGGACCTCGAGTTCGCACTGGGCTTCTCCCACCCGGTCACCGTGTCTGCCCCGGAGGGCATCGCGTTCACCGTCGAGAACCCCACGAAGTTCACCGTGTCCGGAATCGACAAGCAGCGCGTCGGCGAGGTGGCTGCCAACATCCGCAAGCTGCGCAAGCCTGATCCCTACAAGGGCAAGGGCATCCGTTACGCCGGCGAAGTTGTCCGCCGCAAGGTCGGGAAGGCTGGTAAGTAA